From the genome of Plasmodium malariae genome assembly, chromosome: 9, one region includes:
- the PmUG01_09020100 gene encoding 50S ribosomal protein L11, putative — protein sequence MSRIGRFNMIVMAGTAKPSASIGQTLGPLGINMMTFFKEFSERTKNISKNVPIQVTLEPLNDRTYRFYLRTPTVVWFIRRCARVPMFSSTPKHHIVGAITLAEVFHIAKCKRMDPSLINLSLKSICKYIIGTCKSMGIKVCRELDDDEKKKYFVDINQLDNIKKDIRTRNKHQKRSKK from the exons atgtccaGAATAGGAAGATTTAATATGATTGTTATGGCGGGTACTGCAAAACCAAGTGCCAGTATTGGTCAAACCCTAGGACCATTAG GTATAAATATGATGACGTTTTTCAAAGAATTTAGCGAacgaacaaaaaatatatcaaagaATGTTCCTATTCAAGTTACACTGGAACCATTAAATGACag GACATACAGATTCTATTTGAGAACTCCAACAGTTGTGTGGTTCATCAGAAGATGCGCTAGGGTTCCTATGTTCAGTTCCACACCAAAACATCATATTGTTGGGGCTATTACCTTAGCTGAg GTTTTTCATATTGCTAAATGTAAGCGTATGGACCCCTCTTTGATAAATCTGtctttaaaaagtatttgcaaatatattatcg GTACATGCAAAAGCATGGGAATAAAGGTATGCAGAGAACTAGATGATGacgagaaaaaaaagtattttgtCGACATTAATCAGCTAGACAacataaaaaaggatatcAGAACGAGGAACAAGCATCAGAAGAGGTCTAAGAAGTAG
- the ALP1 gene encoding actin-like protein, putative: MDNQTIIIDNGSGYIKAGLNVYDEPSIVFPTVVGHQRNSEEKQTYVGDEAIYHESELSIYRPIDHGHISDWDLAQTTWEYTLSCVDQKRNVENILLTEPPLCSSSHRTKMGEMFFEFFDFNNLNISVSGLMSIYAAGLTTGLVLDIGEGVTQSIPVFDGYIEKNCIIRSDFGGEELSMFLQKLICDIGYSVTTRKNFEYVKNIKETLCFCSLNPPKDQMRDDLAVTYTLPDGDILRDGYDSIEISHERFYVPEALFNPLICHRDSLSIVDIVWKSILLCPMENRKTLTSYIILSGGSTLFPNLVERLEKEIKNNAPQNARSAVKPELREAQEGLWISKEEYEEIGSNIILIKVRSKKKKNDKL; the protein is encoded by the exons atggataacCAAACAATTATAATTGACAACGGTTCAG GTTATATAAAAGCAGGATTGAATGTTTATGATGAGCCGTCAATAGTATTTCCAACGGTGGTTGGACATCAACGTAACAGTGAAGAAAAGCAAACGTATGTTGGAGATGAAGCAATTTACCATGAATCAGAATTATCCATTTATCGACCAATAGACCATGGACATATAAGTGACTGGGATTTGGCACAAACAACATGGGAATATACATTAAGTTGTGTTGATCAGAAAAGAAATgtagaaaatattttgttaaccGAACCACCTTTATGTTCAAGTTCACATAGGACAAAAATGGGGGAAATGTTCTTTGAATTTTTcgattttaataatttaaatatttcagtTTCTGGATTAATGTCGATATATGCTGCTGGATTAACAACAGGATTAGTGTTAGATATAGGAGAAGGAGTAACTCAATCTATTCCTGTATTCGATggatatattgaaaaaaactGCATTATACGTTCAGACTTTGGTGGAGAAGAATTAAGTatgtttttacaaaaattaatatgtgATATTGGTTATAGTGTTACAACAAGAAAGAATTTTGAATATgtcaaaaatattaaggaAACGTTATGTTTTTGTTCATTAAATCCACCAAAAGATCAAATGAGAGACGATTTAGCGGTTACATATACCTTACCTGATGGAGATATTTTAAGAGATGGTTATGACTCCATAGAAATATCACATGAACGTTTTTATGTTCCTGAGGCTTTGTTTAATCCTCTTATCTGTCATAGGGATAGTTTAAGTATCGTTGATATTGTATGGAAATCTATTTTATTGTGTCCCATGGAAAACAGGAAAACCTTAACTAGTTATATTATACTGTCAGGGGGGTCCACCCTTTTTCCTAATTTAGTAGAAAGactagaaaaagaaataaaaaataatgctcCACAAAATGCAAGGTCCGCTGTTAAg CCTGAATTGAGGGAAGCCCAAGAAGGTTTATGGATATCAAAAGAGGAGTATGAAGAGATAGGCAgtaacattattttaataaaagtaagatcgaaaaaaaaaaaaaatgataaattgtaa
- the PmUG01_09020300 gene encoding conserved Plasmodium protein, unknown function, which produces MELAKLLEYKSLSHEYKKSLREKKENAKKEVLAAIVIQKCCRGFLARKTYMIYKQFLNHVKGQIEIFRCKCLLKKMKHQKLEQQKIIFLSDNAIKIQKTFRGFYSRKYIHDFFKRKRQIIEMDNYVKEQREYMLLGLAEKENKQLLHNKKLKDKKIHDVAKNLHHLVSTKAQRGVYNYKIENIIKEQKKKIKIRRKIRRIRKIRRTIKRKR; this is translated from the exons aTGGAATTAGCAAAATTATTAGAGTACAAAAGCTTATCGCATGAATACAAGAAGTCTTTAAG agaaaaaaaagaaaatgcgAAAAAAGAAGTGTTAGCCGCAATTGTCATACAAAAATGCTGTAGGGGATTCCTAGCAAGAAAGACGTACATGatttataa GCAATTTTTGAATCATGTGAAGGGCCAAATAGAGATTTTCCGATGCAAGtgtttgttaaaaaaaatgaaacatcAGAAGTTGGAGCAGCAGAAAATCATATTCCTTTCAGATAATGCAATAAAAATACAGAAGAC CTTTCGTGGCTTCTACTCGAGGAAATACATTCACGATTTTTTTAAGAGAAAAAGACAGATTATCGAAATGGACAATTAT GTAAAAGAACAAAGAGAATATATGCTTCTAGGACTTgcggaaaaagaaaataagcAACTG CTGCACAATAAGAAGCTCAAAGATAAGAAAATACATGATGTTGCAAAGAATCTGCATCACCTAGTGTCCACAAAAGCGCAAAGAGGAGTCtacaattataaaatagaaaacataataaaGGAGCAG aaaaagaagataaaaataagaaggaaaataagaaggataagaaaaatacgaagaacaataaaaaggaaaaggtaa
- the PmUG01_09020400 gene encoding ES2 protein, putative, giving the protein MEHLSTPETQGNERFRKQRNSNENKIILNDEDNLKIIKKKKRRNGKRKKNESQGEHDDDNDNNNYKYNDNYFDNEGTVGEHKNEKIVLFENNEIVEYDASNFGTRKDNIIVLLEEDYLSVLEYLIEKKFFPDIHKLRNESSYQKSECVNVKSNKNNYSSDFEYNYSDQVRSLDNMLEDRNYYDNKAAENAINDGGNSSCGIMDVYKNNNYYYDDDRERSNVLCFPERQSKYKLVVLPNGKKHKINLNINLRDFQKRYTSEDNKSFEYLLRNMKNKNIEKNLYSIVKRNEHNLKIDQIEECTKNGIKCHFLNTNKSENESNSMMFSSSFKVSDVDSIKENKLQIYYDNTRFSEEYNKDMNNQINQSEQIKELKIMSKEKERIEDQMIEQGNFNLLTRNNQYEYVRTPLIRAGKGVDKSPIITWGKIMNTPKLIQNEENEINDYNSNDYSKINGGIKKKTSEEDDNEIYAKNEFNLQKINNREIIAEKLQNSLKNIKYNKELLKKKNLNLLINKNYSSRMSTTSFRNSILSRQSQKRLNKLAQKSSLASQILGKKKSS; this is encoded by the coding sequence ATGGAGCACTTATCAACTCCAGAGACTCAAGGGAACGAGCGTTTTAGAAAACAAAGGAACTCgaatgaaaacaaaattatattaaatgatgaagataatttaaaaataataaagaaaaaaaaaagaagaaatgggaaaagaaagaaaaatgaaagtcAAGGGGAGCatgatgatgataatgataacaataattataaatataatgataactACTTTGATAATGAAGGTACAGTAGGAGagcataaaaatgaaaagatagttttgtttgaaaataatgaaattgtTGAATATGATGCAAGTAATTTTGGAACTAGAAAGGACAATATCATTGTACTACTTGAGGAAGACTATTTAAGTGTGTTAGaatatttaattgaaaaaaaatttttccctgatatacataaattaagaAATGAATCAAGTTACCAAAAGTCCGAATGTGTTAAtgtaaaaagtaataaaaataattatagtagCGATTTTGAGTATAATTATTCTGATCAAGTTAGAAGTTTGGATAATATGTTAGAGGACAGGAATTATTATGACAATAAAGCTGCAGAAAACGCAATAAATGATGGGGGAAATAGTAGCTGTGGTATTATGGatgtatacaaaaataataattattattatgatgatGATAGGGAAAGAAGTAATGTACTGTGTTTTCCAGAAAGACAAAGTAAGTACAAATTAGTTGTATTACCAAACggtaaaaaacataaaataaatttaaatataaatcttCGAGATTTCCAAAAAAGATACACATCAGAGGATAACAAGTCCTTTGAGTATTTATTAcggaatatgaaaaataaaaatatagagaaaaatttatattccaTTGTTAAAAGAAATGAACATAACTTAAAAATTGATCAAATTGAAGAATGTACAAAGAATGGAATAAAATGCCATTTCCTGAATACAAACAAATCTGAAAATGAATCGAATTCAATGATGTTTTCATCAAGTTTTAAAGTTAGTGATGTTGATAgtataaaagaaaacaaattacagatatattatgataatacAAGATTTTCggaagaatataataaagatatGAACAATCAAATAAATCAAAGtgaacaaataaaagaacTGAAAATTATgagtaaagaaaaagaaaggatAGAAGACCAAATGATTGAACAAggtaattttaatttattaacaaGAAATAATCAATATGAATATGTACGAACTCCCTTAATAAGAGCAGGAAAGGGTGTTGATAAAAGTCCTATAATAACATGGggtaaaattatgaacacaccaaaattaattcaaaatgaggaaaatgaaataaatgacTATAATTCCAATGattatagtaaaattaatggaggaattaaaaaaaaaacctcAGAAGAAGATGACAATGAAATATAcgcaaaaaatgaatttaatttgcaaaaaataaataacagaGAAATTATTGCAGAGAAATTACAAAACagcttaaaaaatataaagtataataaagaacttttaaaaaaaaaaaatttaaatcttttaataaataaaaattatagttcTCGTATGTCCACTACATCATTCAGAAATTCGATTTTGTCCAGACAGAGCCAAAAGCGTTTAAATAAATTGGCCCAAAAGTCTTCTCTAGCTTCGCAAATTTTAGGCAAAAAAAAGAGCTCATAA
- the PmUG01_09020500 gene encoding tRNA m5C-methyltransferase, putative, with amino-acid sequence MKCSGKAGYFLNLKKEYGERAEALLKKLQEGKTVQGAFITDFIKIDYVNITKILLYMITKNKIKTSFDGLYVDKEYESFLTFLDEEKSIILPNKITSEEKDYTNELYLIGGEKENFGNIVREKMQNNIIHGSNDIKTENMETIQMEKGIHNVDQCELCSPYSVETNNNYEKIIIHKLELLNINDIMKYDGSIENVDKIIYYLNPCSVLSAYFLDIKKNEKVLDMCASPGGKSLVIASKLFGYDISPLNRIKNIESINDTHIEISCSLNLLNYYKCNRNGFLVINEYNKSRYDRLKQVLHKHLPKDLINSSNLHITNYNGLNLNSFMRFPKFHKILLDVPCSTDEHLINKGTCDLNKWTINVIKNNTYVQCELLMNSFQLLHTNGIIIYSTCALSYHENDEVIEKLLKKFKKQVKIIDFVEVEYQQRYEQAFMLVKQKQIGICPPAAMGAVNGMNSKKFDAVLVNSVDDGLNEVSSNRDEKKENDNKHEDYKRINQTIVSIKEGAANNCNSIYNNEFKEFKGKTNFLRFFEKTKYGYISLPDKSPFGVLYICKIQKILKNCN; translated from the coding sequence ATGAAATGCAGTGGAAAAGCGGGCTACTTTTTGAActtgaaaaaagaatatggGGAAAGGGCTGAGGCGTTATTAAAAAAGCTGCAAGAGGGAAAAACTGTCCAAGGAGCTTTCATAAcagattttataaaaatagacTATGTGAACATaactaaaattttattatatatgataacaAAGAATAAGATAAAAACGAGTTTTGATGGTTTATATGTGGACAAGGAATATGAAAGTTTTCTAACTTTTTTAGATGaggaaaaaagtataatcTTACCCAATAAAATAACAAGTGAAGAAAAGGATTATActaatgaattatatttaattgggggtgaaaaggaaaatttcgGAAACATTGTACGAGagaaaatgcaaaataaCATTATTCATGGGTCTAATGACATCAAAACTGAAAATATGGAAACCATACAAATGGAGAAGGGTATACATAATGTAGACCAATGTGAATTGTGCTCTCCTTATAGCGTAGAGACCAATAATAATTacgaaaaaataatcatCCACAAATTAGAACTgctaaatataaatgatataatgaaatatgatGGAAGTATTGAAAATGtggataaaataatatattatttaaaccCATGTTCTGTTTTATCCGCATACTTTttagatataaaaaagaacgaAAAGGTGCTAGACATGTGCGCATCCCCCGGTGGGAAATCATTAGTTATAGCTAGTAAATTATTTGGTTATGATATATCACCAttaaatagaattaaaaatattgaaagtATAAATGACACACATATCGAAATTAGCTGTTCATTAAACCTGCTGAATTATTACAAATGTAACAGGAACGGGTTTTTAGttattaatgaatataataaatcaaGATATGATAGATTAAAACAAGTGTTACATAAACATTTACCTAAAGATTTAATTAATTCTagtaatttacatataactAATTATAATGGTTTGAATTTAAACTCATTTATGAGATTTCcaaaatttcataaaattttattagaCGTCCCATGTTCGACTGATGAACATTTAATAAACAAAGGAACATGTGATTTAAACAAATGGACAATTAAcgttattaaaaataatacgtaTGTACAGTGTGAGCTACTAATGAATTCTTTTCAGTTACTCCATACAAAtggtattataatatattccaCCTGCGCACTATCTTATCATGAGAATGATGAAGTTATTGAAAAGCtcctaaaaaaatttaagaagcAAGTTAAAATTATCGATTTTGTAGAGGTCGAATATCAACAGAGATACGAGCAAGCTTTTATGCTCGTTAAGCAGAAGCAAATTGGGATTTGTCCTCCAGCTGCTATGGGCGCAGTGAATGGAAtgaatagtaaaaaatttgatGCTGTTCTTGTTAACAGTGTAGACGATGGATTAAACGAAGTTAGTAGCAACCGAGAtgaaaagaaggaaaatgataataaacaCGAGGACTATAAACGCATTAACCAGACAATCGTGTCTATAAAGGAAGGCGCTGCTAATAATTGTAATTCCATTTACAATAATGAGTTTAAAGAATTTAAGGGGAAAACGAACTTTTTAagattttttgaaaaaactaaatatggatatatatcCCTACCCGATAAATCACCCTTTGGTgttttatacatatgcaaaattcagaaaattttaaaaaattgcaatTAA
- the RFC5 gene encoding replication factor C subunit 5, putative, with amino-acid sequence MWLEKYAPQCLDDLNIHKDITDRLKKLSAHKDLPHIIFYGAPGGGKSTRIDCLIKEIFKEEKIIRRPECITNAENKININVVQSNYHLELQCFELGTKDKIIVQSIIKELCSYKSSASFFSKSPMYRIFVFKDAEFLSEGAQAGLRRTLETYIRNARVILHLEHLSKIIEPLKSRCICIRVPLPTEDEIFGVLKHICDNENISQSFSSKEYFKSLINTHGRNLRKCIMALEMTVYANSIKPHQSLSVASTYINELCDFVFINPSQMKMKECVTKIQSLITCQIPVNFIFETTVKYLLRCNYDYKLKYYFLKLCSHFSYLSENSYDKSVSLIAFIVNANTAIVKYNLSKK; translated from the coding sequence ATGTGGCTTGAAAAATACGCTCCACAATGTTTAGACgatttaaatattcataagGATATAACAGATAGATTAAAGAAATTAAGTGCCCACAAAGATTTACcccatataatattttatggaGCTCCTGGTGGAGGGAAGAGTACAAGAATAGAttgtttaataaaagaaatatttaaagaagaaaaaattattcgaAGACCAGAATGCATAACAAAtgcagaaaataaaattaatataaatgtagttCAGAGTAATTATCATTTAGAGTTACAATGTTTTGAATTAGGaacaaaagataaaattattgttcAAAGTATTATTAAAGAATTATGTAGTTATAAGTCAAGtgcttcctttttttcaaaatcaCCCATGTATcgtatatttgtttttaaagaTGCAGAATTTTTAAGTGAAGGTGCACAAGCAGGATTAAGAAGAACACTAGAAACGTATATAAGAAATGCAAGagttatattacatttagaACATTTATCTAAAATAATTGAACCATTAAAAAGTAGatgtatatgtattagaGTACCTCTACCAACAGAAGATGAAATTTTTGGGGTgttaaaacatatatgtgacaatgaaaatatttctcAGTCTTTTAGttcaaaagaatattttaaaagtttaaTTAATACTCATGGGAGGAATTTACGCAAATGTATTATGGCTTTAGAAATGACTGTCTATGCAAATTCAATTAAACCACATCAATCACTCTCAGTTGcttctacatatataaacgaACTATGtgattttgtttttataaaccCTAgtcaaatgaaaatgaaagaatGTGTAACAAAAATACAGAGCTTAATAACATGTCAAATACCtgttaatttcatttttgaaaCTACagttaaatatttgttaagatgtaattatgattataaacttaagtattattttcttaagtTGTGTTCGCATTTCTCGTATCTGTCAGAAAACTCATATGATAAAAGTGTTTCTCTCATTGCTTTTATCGTAAACGCAAATACTGccatagtaaaatataatctaTCAAAAAAGTga
- the PmUG01_09020700 gene encoding conserved Plasmodium protein, unknown function yields MQINIAEEELDQTGEVTKREQVKIHIGAAAEEMEQNRDKEKANDKAESKFDKEKEGSNEQNNNGSTREQLENSKKRKYDNISKEMQEYYVGTPHSWEYVEGSKGWFIIETTKNYKFYFNKKTNEKTWECPEDVEELFVRQKMKKEDINNVDKQYEDAEKNDYNKCVGRDNSFYGNDGSYGYDTKYNDSADPSVNQNRNRKDEDLEFILREYKNLLIEKNINEFCKYENVLAYMLYDRRYLNVPKERRKEFFHILIKEIKEEKKCEIKTLVENFINMLNEMENKFTYPFSEYDAVHILKGKKEYKGNYTKEWANSRNKLLGNFLEKKKKEKQKQMEEEFEQILYDHMQDENPGVWIKIKNNLMKNEKYVILSYDKKNKIFEDVSQTLLAKRKQQNRRSGGDRRSGRADTDDGIHFRKGSQTLEEHKKNTNNEKNIFLSLLHEKLKHPNIDEGLLNDHKINIKKNSNFENDCFIPRELTNDERYKKLKLNASEKYYIYKEFIKNYINLKREMFDKLLGELSINCINNSLEDIIKMTDKNNKSFKSLKRHHLEEVHAKWRNYKIREAKKIFKDFLKKSNFVKHDSDEREKYADLVNELSTDVSYQRLDCVPEEREEIIKERIKELKVEHEQNKNLAERLNF; encoded by the exons aTGCAAATCAATATAGCGGAAGAAGAGTTAGATCAAACAGGGGAAGTAACCAAAAGAGAACAAGTAAAAATCCATATAGGGGCGGCAGCTGAAGAAATGGAACAAAACAGAGATAAGGAAAAGGCAAATGATAAAGCTGAGTCAAAATTTGATAAGGAGAAAGAAGGAAGTAAcgaacaaaataataatggcTCTACGCGCGAGCAGCTAGagaattcaaaaaaaagaaagtatgATAATATATCAAAAGAAATGCAAGAATATTACGTTGGTACACCCCACAGCTGGGAGTATGTAGAAGGTAGTAAGGGTTGGTTTATCATAGAAACAACTAAGAAttataagttttattttaacaaaaaaacaaatgaaaaaacgtGGGAGTGCCCCGAGGATGTAGAAGAACTCTTCGTAAggcaaaaaatgaaaaaagaggACATTAACAATGTAGATAAACAATATGAAGATGCTGAAAAAAATGACTACAATAAATGCGTTGGAAGAGATAACAGTTTTTATGGTAATGATGGTAGTTATGGCTATGATACGAAGTATAATGACAGTGCAGATCCAAGTGTAAATCAGAACAGAAATAGGAAAGACGAAGACTTGGAATTTATTTTGAGAGAGTATAAAAATCTTctgatagaaaaaaatattaatgagtTTTGCAAATATGAAAATGTGTTAGCATATATGCTGTATGATAGACGATATTTAAATGTGCCAAAGGAACGGAGGAAagaattttttcatatattaataaaagaaattaaagaagaaaaaaaatgtgaaattaAAACATTAGTTGAAAactttattaatatgttaaatgaaatggaaaataaatttacgtACCCTTTTAGTGAATATGATgctgttcatattttaaaagggaaaaaagaatataaaggAAATTACACAAAAGAATGGGCTAATAgtagaaataaattattaggaaattttttagaaaaaaaaaaaaaagaaaaacaaaaacaaatggAGGAAGAGTTTGAGCAGATTTTATATGACCATATGCAGGATGAAAACCCGGGAGTatggataaaaataaaaaataatttaatgaaaaacgaaaaatatgtaattttgtcgtatgataaaaaaaacaaaatatttgaGGATGTTAGTCAGACACTTTTAGCAAAAAGGAAACAGCAAAATAGAAGAAGCGGGGGTGATAGACGAAGCGGCAGGGCAGATACAGATGATGGTATCCATTTTAGAAAAGGTTCACAAACATTAGAggaacacaaaaaaaatacgaataatgaaaaaaatatatttttaagtctattacatgaaaaattaaaacaccCCAATATAGATGAGGGACTATTGAATgatcataaaataaatataaagaaaaatagtaattttgAAAACGACTGTTTTATCCCTCGTGAACTCACAAATGATGaaagatacaaaaaattaaaattaaatgctagtgagaaatattatatatataaagaatttataaaaaattatataaatttaaaacgaGAAATGTTTGACAAGTTACTAGGCGAACTCTCAATTAATTGTATTAACAACTCGCTAGAggatattattaaaatgacggataaaaataacaaaagttTTAAGTCGCTAAAACGACATCACCTGGAAGAAGTACATGCGAAATGGAGGAATTATAAGATAAGGGAAgctaagaaaatatttaaggattttttaaagaaatcaAATTTTGTTAAACACGACTCTGATGAGCGCGAGAAATACGCGGACTTGGTTAATGAACTGTCAACGGATGTAAG CTATCAGCGGCTGGATTGTGTACCTGAAGAAAgagaagaaataataaaggaAAGAATAAAGGAACTGAAAGTCGAacatgaacaaaataaaaatttagcaGAAAGATTGAACTTTTGA
- the PmUG01_09020800 gene encoding SNARE protein, putative yields the protein MKSKYEAVLDDEMRGTFSGARKEYEYNEGSSKNNTQQHETSLNNIYGKIVKVRKELERSYNLFYSYNLIVSNNQEDNNNIYNSYSNIYKRNDVLNINKNGKNNLTLNKINALTNSFYMNVENLKNTYSFISTNNMNNRIVNNENVIWERRIETLTNEANSYIKTLDSIYKNNLIQSERNNNSNNIYNKTHRNMKKKKYDNDSTINYLHNEKEILKQVENNINIFHIQGMSTLDMLRKQNKFLKNVRKKVIDMYNYIGLSSSLVDTIKKTHKQNLIIVIVGIVLSLLFFYLLYSYFKK from the coding sequence ATGAAATCGAAATATGAAGCTGTACTAGACGACGAAATGAGAGGTACGTTTTCTGGTGCTCGGAAGGAATACGAATATAATGAGGGtagtagtaaaaataatacacaaCAGCACGAAACAAgtttgaataatatatatggaaaaatagTGAAAGTAAGGAAAGAATTAGAGAggtcatataatttattttattcatacaATTTGATTGTATCGAATAATCAAGAAGATAATAACAACATATATAACAgttattctaatatatataaaagaaatgatgttttaaatataaataaaaatggaaaaaataacttaacattaaataaaataaatgcactaacaaattctttttatatgaatgtggaaaatttaaaaaatacctattcttttataagcacaaataatatgaacaacagaatagtaaataatgaaaatgttaTATGGGAGAGAAGAATTGAGACCTTAACAAATGAAGCCAATTCATACATTAAAACTTTGGacagtatttataaaaataatttaattcagtctgaaagaaataataatagtaataatatctataataaaacacatagaaatatgaaaaagaaaaaatatgataatgaCTCgacaataaattatttacataatgagaaggaaattttaaaacaagttgaaaataacattaatatatttcatattcaAGGTATGAGCACATTAGATATGTTAAGGAAACAGAACAAGTTTTTAAAGAATGTACGAAAAAAAGTCATCGATATGTATAATTACATTGGCTTATCTTCTTCATTAGTTGATACTATTAAGAAAACGCATAAACAAAACTTAATCATTGTCATTGTGGGAATAGTTTTAAGTTTACTATTCTTTTATCTGCTGTATtcgtattttaaaaagtaa
- the PmUG01_09020900 gene encoding conserved Plasmodium protein, unknown function gives MSRRRGNTIRKVQDLERTLRRKGGKIKTIYEKDNDIEIKNIIDEKVKYIWDYINNIDDIIDDNDFLKEEIRQKIEKKQSLKLTEEFDEIIYYNKNLKNFINIQKIRKALYHFNIKVNIEDIVNMFLYYTNNQYFKKILENQIYSNDCIDRNKCKRKFPSMDIANLYINYEMFKHIFLNIDLNIENNGKIW, from the coding sequence ATGAGTAGAAGAAGAGGAAATACTATACGAAAAGTGCAAGATTTAGAAAGGACATTAAGAAGAAAAGgagggaaaataaaaaccATTTATGAAAAGGACAATGATATAGAgattaaaaacataattgacgaaaaagtaaaatacatCTGGGATTATATTAACAACATTGATGATATAATAGATGataatgattttttaaaagaggAGATAAgacaaaaaatagaaaaaaagcaGAGCTTAAAACTAACAGAAGAATTTGacgaaataatatattataataaaaatcttaaaaattttattaatatacaaaaaataagaaaagcattgtatcattttaatataaaagtaaatattgaagatattgtaaatatgtttttatattacaccaataatcaatattttaaaaaaattttggaaAATCAGATCTATTCTAATGATTGCATTGACAGAAACAAATGTAAGCGGAAATTTCCTTCCATGGATATtgctaatttatatattaattatgaaatgtttaaacatatttttttgaatattgatttgaatattgaaaataacgGGAAAATTTGGTAA
- the PmUG01_09021000 gene encoding acylphosphatase, putative, producing MHIRPYISSFLLFPQTKLWSNNNFLKGFCNSSKMIYSFDFEVFGKVQGVFFRKYTKLEADKLNIRGYVQNTDRNTVVVRAESNNKESLEQFKNFLTRIGSPSSRIDKCVVTNSQIVDTYSSNDFFIKR from the exons atgcacaTTCGTCCCTATATATCTTCGTTCCTTTTATTCCCTCAAACAAAACTTTGGTcaaataacaattttttaaaaggttTTTGCAATTCTAGTAAGATGATATATTCATTTGATTTTGAAGTGTTCGGCAAGGTTCAAG gtgttttttttcgaaaatatacaaaattagaAGCAGATAAGCTAAACATAAGAGGATATGTTCAGAATACTGATAGAAACACAGTAGTGGTTAGAGCTGAGAGTAACAATAAAGAATCATTAGAACagttcaaaaattttttaacacgCATTGGTAGCCCATCGTCAAGAATTGATAAATGTGTAGTAACGAATAGTCAAATTGTGGACACATACTCAAGTAAcgatttttttataaaaaggtag